A single genomic interval of Prunus dulcis chromosome 5, ALMONDv2, whole genome shotgun sequence harbors:
- the LOC117629159 gene encoding heavy metal-associated isoprenylated plant protein 33-like, producing MESRSYMTCGLKVDTKSGGWHKCLTKMLKKIRGASYNVDAEAGMAYISGKVNPTKLLRRLVQAGKEAEICWVRTGDQCNNYDGYGEGNIIVNANGYYDHHSYYRAGAVDPYMDGYNGPYGQRSSYYPYGHYYPQAPPYTYY from the exons ATGGAGTCTCGATCTTACATG ACGTGTGGACTGAAAGTGGACACCAAGTCCGGCGGATGGCATAAGTGCCTAACGAAAATGCTGAAAAAGATCCGAG GAGCGTCATACAATGTGGATGCAGAAGCAGGTATGGCATATATTTCTGGTAAAGTAAACCCGACCAAGTTACTGAGAAGGCTGGTGCAGGCTGGGAAAGAGGCAGAAATCTGCTGGGTCAGGACTGGAGATCAATGTAATAACTATGACGGCTATGGCGAGGGCAACATTATTGTCAATGCCAATGGGTATTATGACCATCATTCATATTATAGGGCTGGAGCAGTTGACCCATATATGGATGGGTACAATGGTCCTTATGGACAAAGATCATCATATTACCCATACGGCCATTACTATCCCCAGGCGCCACCATACACCTATTATTGA
- the LOC117628832 gene encoding mavicyanin-like has translation MEYSSKVFVLLFLGIQVVLVTCIQFEVGDKTYGWEVPKTEYYQQLVYNEWASKKRFNVDDTLYFGYDTFADSVLVVSKEDHEKCHSDRPIYYSNDGHSVVTLDRPGLFYFMSGVAEHCEKGQRMVVKVLEPAGVETPPADADQSANQNSSESLPQHKNNNNNATGALAAISSTTIIFCIMTSLLGLFFF, from the exons atgGAATATTCCTCGAAAGTATTTGTCTTACTTTTTCTTGGCATCCAAGTCGTTTTGGTAACTTGTATTCAATTTGAAGTTGGAGACAAGACCTATGGATGGGAGGTCCCCAAAACAGAATACTACCAACAATTAGTGTACAACGAATGGGCCTCAAAGAAAAGGTTCAATGTTGACGACACTCTCT ATTTCGGTTACGATACATTTGCAGACTCAGTGTTGGTAGTGAGCAAGGAAGATCACGAAAAGTGCCATTCAGATCGCCCCATTTACTACTCAAACGATGGTCACAGTGTGGTGACATTGGACCGACCCGGTCTGTTCTATTTCATGAGTGGGGTTGCTGAACACTGCGAGAAAGGGCAGAGGATGGTCGTCAAAGTCTTGGAACCAGCTGGGGTTGAAACCCCACCTGCTGATGCTGATCAATCTGCAAACCAGAATTCATCTGAGTCATTACCACAACACAagaataataacaataatgcCACTGGTGCACTTGCTGCCATTTCTTCTACAACTATTATCTTCTGCATCATGACCTCTCTCCTTggtctctttttcttctaa